A genome region from bacterium includes the following:
- a CDS encoding DUF368 domain-containing protein, giving the protein MGTADIIPGISGGTIALITGIYERLLHSLSKINFKFILYFLKGDFGKASKNIKDINSRLFIPLFAGISLAILLMSNMIHFFLQNFTSINYAFFPGLILASGVLLYKRTGGLSVKNMFFLIIGFLWFSF; this is encoded by the coding sequence ATGGGGACAGCAGATATAATACCCGGTATTTCCGGCGGAACAATTGCGCTGATTACTGGCATTTATGAAAGATTGCTTCATTCGCTAAGTAAAATAAATTTTAAATTTATTCTGTATTTTTTGAAGGGCGATTTTGGAAAAGCAAGTAAAAATATAAAGGATATAAATTCCAGATTATTTATTCCATTATTTGCCGGCATTAGTTTAGCAATTTTGCTTATGTCCAATATGATACATTTTTTTCTGCAGAACTTTACCTCTATTAATTATGCCTTTTTTCCCGGTTTAATACTTGCCTCCGGAGTTTTGCTTTATAAAAGGACAGGAGGCCTGTCAGTTAAAAATATGTTCTTTTTAATTATTGGGTTTTTATGGTTTTCATTCTAG
- a CDS encoding OFA family MFS transporter gives MTEKKLEHRWFVVIGGVLIIMCLGVAYAWGVFLMPIAKEFGWGRGETSLAVSILLLVFSVFMVVGGMCEKRYGPRVTATLGGAFVCLGWVLAYFTQSLWWLYISYGLLAGIGTGLGYLPAISTGVKWFPDKRGLVTGIVIFGFGFGSAFLAPLAARFIELYGWRTTMLIYGAGFGVIIVGAAQLLKAPPANWSPPGWAAQKRVGLKISSSDFSLMEMLKTSTFKLVFVTYFLSMLAGMMAIGHLTAFANDIGHTAMQAAFNLTILAIFNGIGRIFFGALSDKIGRKNIIVVLFLIMALGMILLPHMTTLFALYATAGVIGLCFGGFLAVYPAATGDFFGAKDFGINYRLVFIGYGAGSFAGPWLGGVVYDATGSYLFAFTVAGILAAAGGVITFLFLKPPNLPKAK, from the coding sequence GTGACTGAAAAAAAGCTAGAACATCGCTGGTTTGTGGTAATAGGCGGGGTTTTGATTATTATGTGCCTTGGCGTAGCCTATGCATGGGGAGTATTTCTTATGCCTATTGCCAAAGAATTTGGTTGGGGCAGAGGAGAAACTTCTCTAGCCGTGTCAATATTGCTTCTTGTCTTTTCTGTATTTATGGTGGTTGGTGGTATGTGCGAGAAAAGATATGGTCCGAGAGTTACCGCTACTTTAGGCGGGGCATTTGTATGTTTAGGCTGGGTTCTGGCATATTTTACACAATCCCTATGGTGGTTATACATTAGCTATGGTCTGTTAGCGGGTATTGGCACAGGATTGGGTTATCTGCCTGCGATATCCACAGGAGTGAAATGGTTCCCGGATAAAAGAGGGCTAGTAACAGGGATTGTTATATTTGGATTTGGCTTCGGGTCAGCTTTTCTTGCGCCTCTGGCAGCGCGGTTCATTGAGTTGTATGGCTGGAGAACGACTATGTTAATCTATGGCGCCGGTTTTGGAGTAATTATCGTAGGCGCGGCACAGCTTCTAAAAGCGCCTCCTGCCAATTGGAGTCCTCCGGGATGGGCAGCGCAAAAAAGAGTCGGGCTTAAAATTAGCTCTAGTGATTTTTCTCTCATGGAGATGCTGAAAACTTCAACATTTAAGTTGGTATTTGTGACATATTTTTTATCAATGTTAGCAGGAATGATGGCAATCGGACATCTAACTGCATTTGCCAATGATATTGGCCACACAGCTATGCAGGCGGCTTTTAATCTAACGATTTTAGCTATTTTTAATGGCATAGGAAGAATATTTTTTGGCGCTCTTTCTGATAAAATTGGAAGAAAGAATATCATAGTTGTTCTTTTTCTTATTATGGCGCTGGGGATGATTCTCTTGCCCCACATGACGACACTTTTTGCTCTTTATGCGACAGCAGGAGTTATTGGGTTATGCTTTGGAGGTTTTCTGGCGGTGTATCCGGCAGCTACCGGAGATTTTTTTGGAGCAAAGGATTTTGGAATAAATTATAGATTGGTATTTATAGGCTATGGGGCGGGGAGTTTTGCAGGCCCCTGGCTTGGAGGGGTAGTCTACGATGCA